A genomic stretch from Helianthus annuus cultivar XRQ/B chromosome 1, HanXRQr2.0-SUNRISE, whole genome shotgun sequence includes:
- the LOC110893850 gene encoding flavonol 4'-sulfotransferase, translated as MSMSIASHSSSPPPKAPYTDHDDEEKINAALNRYKEKIATLPKEKGWVTKDLYMYQGFWHQPGRVNSIEALMAIQDTFKAHPTDIYLATMPKSGTTWLKALVFALVKRHHYKNNTKSTHPLLVSNPHVCLPGITIEIFRNTPFYAEGDSPRLFATHIPYPLLSQSILDSGCRLVYLCRNPKDVLVSLFHFANKLRDKSLGLMTFEEAYQLFSKGVMPNGPYWDHVKGYRKASLEHPENVFFLTYEEMSVDIVDVVKRLANFLGYPFTEKEEAEGTVNEIVKLCGFKNLSEVNKHGLNNVFFREGKVGDWKNYLTDEMSRNLDEITEEKFKGLDISFPI; from the coding sequence ATGTCGATGTCTATAGCTTCGCATTCTTCCTCTCCTCCTCCTAAAGCTCCATatactgatcatgatgatgaaGAAAAGATAAATGCAGCCCTTAATAGATACAAAGAGAAGATTGCAACGCTTCCAAAGGAGAAAGGTTGGGTGACAAAAGATCTATACATGTACCAAGGCTTTTGGCATCAACCGGGTCGTGTAAACTCGATTGAAGCTTTGATGGCCATACAAGACACGTTCAAAGCTCATCCAACCGATATCTACTTGGCCACAATGCCAAAATCTGGTACAACATGGCTCAAGGCACTCGTATTTGCTTTGGTAAAGAGACATCACTATAAAAATAACACTAAGTCAACTCACCCTCTACTTGTCTCCAACCCCCATGTTTGTTTGCCTGGCATTACAATAGAAATTTTTAGGAACACTCCTTTTTATGCAGAGGGAGATTCACCACGACTTTTTGCTACCCATATACCCTACCCTTTATTATCTCAATCCATTCTTGATTCGGGTTGTCGTTTAGTTTACTTATGCAGAAACCCTAAAGATGTTTTGGTCTCTTTGTTTCATTTTGCAAATAAGTTGAGGGATAAATCTCTTGGTCTAATGACATTTGAAGAGGCATATCAGTTGTTTAGTAAAGGTGTCATGCCGAATGGACCGTATTGGGACCATGTGAAAGGGTACCGTAAGGCTAGTTTAGAACACCCGGAAAATGTTTTCTTCTTAACGTATGAGGAGATGTCAGTGGACATCGTAGATGTTGTGAAGCGACTTGCGAACTTCTTGGGCTACCCTTTCACAGAGAAGGAAGAGGCTGAAGGCACGGTGAATGAAATTGTTAAACTTTGTGGTTTCAAGAATTTAAGTGAAGTTAATAAGCATGGACTTAATAACGTGTTCTTTAGGGAAGGTAAAGTTGGAGATTGGAAGAACTATCTAACAGATGAAATGAGTCGTAATTTAGATGAAATCACCGAGGAAAAGTTTAAGGGTTTGGATATATCATTCCCGATCTAA